In bacterium, a single window of DNA contains:
- a CDS encoding DUF2179 domain-containing protein, which yields MSFFDASTLLWGVLIFCARVLDVSLGTIRTISIVQGRTKTAFICGIIEISLWITVVAKVLNEISRRPLLAIFYALGFSTGNVVGILLERKLAFGHVVLRIISSKYSETLTATLRSQGHAVTTFPGQGMNGPVTLVHIVTRRKELNALTREVKALAPDAFFFIEPATFVNKLYRPDLLTSSRRRGLMDKL from the coding sequence ATGAGCTTTTTTGATGCTTCCACGCTGTTGTGGGGCGTTTTGATCTTTTGCGCCCGAGTGCTCGATGTCTCCCTCGGCACCATCCGCACCATCAGCATCGTACAGGGCCGCACTAAAACGGCCTTCATCTGCGGAATTATTGAGATCAGCCTGTGGATCACCGTCGTCGCCAAAGTGCTGAACGAGATCAGCCGACGTCCGTTGCTGGCCATCTTTTATGCGCTCGGATTTTCCACCGGCAACGTCGTCGGCATTCTGCTGGAACGCAAACTGGCCTTCGGCCATGTGGTCCTGCGCATCATCAGCTCCAAATACTCGGAAACGCTGACAGCCACGTTGCGCAGTCAGGGCCATGCGGTGACCACCTTTCCGGGACAGGGCATGAACGGCCCGGTCACCCTTGTTCACATCGTCACGCGCCGGAAGGAATTGAATGCGCTCACTCGGGAAGTGAAGGCTCTGGCGCCCGACGCCTTCTTCTTCATCGAACCCGCCACTTTCGTCAACAAGCTCTATCGTCCAGACCTGCTGACCAGCTCACGCCGGCGGGGATTAATGGACAAGCTTTAA